One window of Anaerolineales bacterium genomic DNA carries:
- a CDS encoding glycosyltransferase has translation MRILLISNNLPYPPNSGFPLRVYNLLYRIAGEHDVWLAAFTTGQEDPADIEHLRDICREVVTVPISRQAALTNPLQVARYFFKGIPPTLIAYESKQFVDKILDMISRVDFDVIQIEDSHMSFYLDYLPEAVRAKTFLTFHDVNFIKHEKMSQVEPRRARKLRTWLHSRMMRDWEPFQAQRFTHCITMSQSDKDLLLASNPGLKITVLPNGVDTQRYAPLPFPETTNRLIFVGNMAYRPNIDAVTNFCRKIYPIIKGHYPKIEFWIVGKDPTSEVTRFVGNGVHVTGRVDDLLPYYKDSIICVVPLRAGGGTRLKILEAMALGRPVVTTAIGCEGLDVRNGEHLFIADTPGLFAEHILNLLKNKRQWVEITRRARELVVERYDWDLIAQKHIQLYDTTCNRNLRTIA, from the coding sequence ATGCGCATTTTGCTAATTTCTAACAACCTTCCCTACCCGCCAAATTCCGGCTTTCCATTGCGGGTGTATAACCTTCTTTACCGGATAGCCGGGGAGCATGACGTTTGGCTTGCCGCGTTTACCACCGGTCAAGAAGATCCAGCCGATATTGAACACTTGCGTGATATTTGCCGCGAGGTTGTTACAGTTCCCATTTCGCGTCAGGCTGCGCTGACAAATCCGCTACAGGTAGCGCGCTATTTTTTCAAGGGCATTCCGCCCACCTTGATAGCCTATGAGTCGAAGCAATTCGTGGATAAAATTTTGGATATGATTTCCCGTGTCGATTTTGACGTCATCCAGATCGAAGACTCGCACATGAGTTTTTACCTGGATTATCTGCCCGAGGCGGTTCGCGCAAAGACCTTTCTGACCTTTCACGATGTGAACTTTATCAAGCACGAGAAGATGAGCCAGGTAGAACCAAGGCGTGCTCGAAAATTACGGACCTGGCTTCACAGCCGCATGATGCGTGATTGGGAACCTTTCCAGGCTCAGCGATTTACCCATTGCATCACCATGTCCCAATCCGACAAGGATTTGTTGTTGGCGTCCAATCCTGGATTGAAAATAACCGTTTTACCGAACGGCGTGGATACGCAGCGGTACGCTCCCCTGCCTTTTCCTGAGACCACGAACCGCTTGATTTTTGTCGGGAATATGGCTTATCGTCCCAACATTGACGCTGTAACAAATTTTTGCCGCAAGATCTATCCGATCATCAAAGGGCATTATCCAAAAATCGAATTTTGGATTGTAGGCAAAGATCCAACTTCAGAAGTGACACGCTTTGTCGGAAATGGAGTCCATGTTACTGGGCGGGTTGATGATCTGCTCCCGTATTATAAAGATAGTATCATTTGTGTTGTCCCATTGCGGGCCGGAGGGGGTACGCGCCTCAAAATCCTTGAAGCGATGGCGCTTGGACGACCTGTGGTAACTACTGCCATCGGCTGCGAGGGGCTTGACGTCAGAAACGGCGAGCATCTCTTCATTGCGGACACACCTGGATTGTTTGCCGAGCATATCCTTAATCTTCTTAAGAACAAACGACAATGGGTGGAGATAACTCGTCGGGCGCGCGAGTTGGTGGTGGAACGTTATGACTGGGATCTAATCGCGCAAAAACACATCCAACTCTATGATACAACTTGCAATCGAAACTTGAGGACAATAGCGTAA
- a CDS encoding sulfotransferase, with protein sequence MDNKNRMNDRKTDILPNFLVIGAFKSGTNSLYHYLEAHPQVFMCPANEPSFFAFEGKKMSGGRWAEGVVTNFEDYKRLFAGARDEIAIGEVSPTYLVSLEAPGRIKHYLPGVKLIAILRHPVDRAYSQWQMEYRQGNEKITDFTEAIKVTKVLSDGTSRRRFVAGSLYYQLLKKYYAMFDPSQICVLLFDRLSTDREGLVRKLYGFLNVDSLFVPSNLDVRFNEGGGLPRSKAGRFFLQKIFPALSGLKFLAPKGLRERFVAQTRRQLLAKPPELAPELRAELSVFFKDDILLLQDLINEDLSMWLN encoded by the coding sequence ATGGATAACAAAAACAGGATGAACGACAGGAAAACAGATATCCTCCCCAATTTTTTGGTAATCGGAGCGTTCAAGTCAGGAACGAATTCCTTGTATCACTATTTGGAAGCACATCCGCAGGTTTTTATGTGCCCCGCCAATGAACCGAGTTTCTTTGCTTTCGAAGGGAAGAAAATGAGCGGCGGCCGCTGGGCAGAGGGTGTGGTGACGAATTTCGAAGATTATAAAAGGCTTTTCGCCGGAGCTCGGGATGAGATTGCCATTGGCGAAGTTTCTCCCACCTACCTTGTTAGTTTGGAAGCACCCGGGCGAATTAAACATTATTTGCCTGGTGTCAAGTTGATTGCCATCCTGCGCCACCCTGTCGACCGAGCGTACTCTCAATGGCAGATGGAATACCGTCAAGGTAATGAAAAAATAACCGATTTTACCGAGGCGATCAAAGTGACTAAAGTTCTTTCAGACGGCACCAGCCGCCGACGCTTTGTGGCGGGCAGTTTGTATTATCAACTTTTGAAGAAATATTATGCCATGTTCGACCCTTCGCAGATATGCGTGTTATTGTTCGACCGCCTTTCCACCGACCGGGAGGGTTTGGTGAGGAAACTGTATGGTTTCTTGAACGTCGATTCTTTGTTCGTTCCCTCAAATCTCGACGTCCGTTTCAACGAAGGCGGTGGCTTGCCACGCAGCAAGGCTGGCAGATTTTTTCTCCAAAAGATTTTTCCCGCTCTTTCGGGACTCAAGTTTTTGGCGCCGAAGGGATTGCGCGAAAGATTCGTTGCCCAGACGCGGCGACAGCTATTGGCGAAACCGCCGGAACTTGCTCCCGAACTCCGAGCTGAGTTATCGGTGTTTTTCAAAGATGATATCTTGCTTCTTCAGGATCTGATAAACGAAGATCTCTCTATGTGGCTGAACTGA
- a CDS encoding polysaccharide biosynthesis C-terminal domain-containing protein gives MIKSFLRDMLIYLPTKVLPALTGLITTPILTRIFLPDEYGDWALALGATDFLFAIAMSGIGTAALRFFPAYKVKDNLNGFFSNVLAMTAAVAGSMSMLSAAGLVLFHGQIDSVLFPLLWISILIFAVNSFYTIFMEVLRVQQKSGLFTKLNLTNYYGGLILGLIFVLAFGLRIEGLMYGTVLVQILAIPLLIRATMQGVQVSPNLLDSSSMAAIWSFAWPLAFGNTAFWGLRLSDRFVIEFFRPGIEVGLYSAVYNISDRTINLAVTLFLMSLGPAVANSWEAQGRENTERLITRLTRLFLIICLPVTVGLTCLALPFITLLTGEAYHEGYRIVGFVAFSTFAWGLSRIACWGLILNNKTFRFAVNQLLAGALNIGLNILLVPVYGYVVAAVTTLIGYSLLLVLQAYASRKYLTWRLPVGTLFRVGGAALLMGATVYGANALDAGNSELIPTLGKIILGASVYTATLWALGEITAEEKGMAKQLLLKLIRVEK, from the coding sequence ATGATCAAATCTTTTCTCCGGGATATGCTGATTTACCTGCCGACCAAAGTGTTGCCTGCACTGACCGGATTGATTACGACTCCTATTCTGACCCGTATTTTTCTTCCTGATGAATATGGTGATTGGGCATTGGCATTAGGAGCGACGGATTTTCTTTTTGCCATTGCCATGTCGGGAATTGGCACCGCTGCCTTGCGTTTTTTTCCTGCGTATAAGGTAAAAGACAACCTCAATGGATTCTTTTCCAATGTCCTTGCCATGACCGCAGCGGTAGCCGGGAGCATGAGCATGCTTTCGGCAGCGGGACTTGTCTTGTTTCACGGACAGATCGACAGCGTGCTTTTTCCTCTATTGTGGATCAGTATTCTTATTTTTGCTGTCAACAGTTTCTATACCATATTTATGGAGGTCTTGCGAGTACAACAAAAGAGCGGGCTTTTTACAAAACTTAATCTTACCAACTATTACGGCGGACTTATTTTGGGGTTGATATTTGTGCTCGCCTTTGGTCTGCGCATTGAGGGGTTGATGTATGGAACGGTCCTTGTGCAGATTCTTGCGATTCCCCTGTTGATTCGAGCAACCATGCAGGGAGTGCAGGTTAGCCCGAACCTTCTAGATTCTTCTTCTATGGCGGCGATATGGTCTTTCGCCTGGCCGCTTGCGTTTGGAAATACCGCTTTCTGGGGGCTTCGGCTTTCGGACCGTTTCGTGATTGAATTTTTCCGGCCGGGTATCGAGGTTGGGTTATATTCCGCTGTGTATAATATTTCCGACCGCACGATCAACTTGGCAGTTACTCTTTTTTTAATGAGCCTCGGACCCGCGGTGGCTAATTCATGGGAGGCTCAGGGGCGCGAAAATACGGAACGCTTGATCACCCGTCTTACTCGTTTGTTTCTAATTATTTGCCTGCCGGTTACGGTGGGACTAACTTGCCTTGCCTTGCCTTTCATTACGCTGCTGACAGGCGAAGCTTACCATGAAGGATATCGTATCGTCGGTTTTGTCGCATTCTCCACATTTGCCTGGGGACTTTCTCGCATTGCTTGTTGGGGTCTTATCCTCAATAATAAAACCTTCCGATTTGCCGTGAACCAATTACTGGCCGGGGCACTTAATATCGGGCTTAACATCTTGCTTGTGCCAGTTTATGGTTACGTTGTCGCGGCTGTCACAACCCTGATAGGATATTCCCTTTTACTGGTTTTGCAAGCTTATGCTTCGCGCAAATACCTGACGTGGAGATTACCGGTTGGAACCTTGTTCCGGGTTGGAGGAGCCGCGTTACTAATGGGGGCGACAGTCTATGGGGCAAATGCATTGGATGCTGGGAATTCCGAATTGATCCCGACCTTGGGCAAAATAATCTTAGGCGCATCCGTTTACACCGCCACGCTTTGGGCGTTAGGTGAAATCACAGCCGAAGAAAAAGGTATGGCAAAGCAGTTATTGCTGAAATTGATTCGGGTGGAAAAATGA
- a CDS encoding alginate lyase family protein, whose amino-acid sequence MKSPSYYLRRMTEIGIGGVLSNAFHSLRHKTRVGSQSIWWGIRSRRSLGDIEFLSKTAGKWDSVQSLLRHLASRSGSSFIFPHDAHVASVALFKEKNPEYVADVISTADAICRNEIHLLGRVYHFPQGVDWHTDPVTGFRWPFWHRSRYSSYLYSARRPADLIVYWELNRHHFLITLGIAYWLTNERRYIDAFCGLVESWVEKNPLQHGMNWYYPLEVSIRLLAWTAAFQFFRASPVFMERCGSAFIKSLWQQTDFLSGYLQNTRTKKDVPNNHLIAELSGLFLVASSFPEFGNSQTWQETALHFILQQAGEQMHEDGMHKEQAIGYHRFVLELLLLVFIRTKRDSLPIQFDLAPVLEKMFDYLLFSITPAGTVPAWGDSDYGKALGLGLEKDFWDVRPLLSTGALLFNRADMKYVAQNLDPETLWILGPNASNEWDSLHARAPMAASGHFPHGGMYIIRDSWSRDTDVAYFRCGPFGLGGAGYSAHAHCDMLSLVLWISGEPLLVDSGTYMYSGEWRGHFRLTHSHNTVMVDGVQQGDPKRFFGWTRVIDAKCDSWDGNTVSGSMIPVSGVKLSRRISHPQLRVWELMDKANCKERGVHRLEWFFHFAPGLEVVPKENNFSIVKNSMPIGTILAPDRGVRLVIKNAWFSYNYGVKLPNTQVYAVWEGELTGTDTEFHWRFDFTPVGVAGKGESNAEPA is encoded by the coding sequence ATGAAATCTCCTTCTTACTACCTGAGACGAATGACAGAGATTGGGATTGGAGGCGTTTTATCGAATGCCTTCCATTCGCTTCGACACAAGACCCGGGTTGGGTCGCAATCCATTTGGTGGGGAATACGCTCCAGGCGTTCATTGGGTGATATTGAATTCCTTTCGAAGACGGCGGGAAAATGGGACTCTGTTCAATCACTACTGCGCCATCTTGCAAGCCGGTCTGGTAGCTCCTTTATCTTTCCCCACGACGCGCACGTTGCATCCGTTGCCCTCTTCAAGGAAAAAAATCCTGAATACGTTGCCGATGTGATTTCAACTGCCGACGCAATTTGTAGAAATGAAATTCACCTCCTTGGCCGGGTATACCACTTCCCACAGGGCGTGGATTGGCATACCGACCCTGTAACGGGATTCCGCTGGCCTTTTTGGCATCGCAGTCGGTACTCTTCATATCTCTATTCTGCCCGTCGCCCCGCGGACCTCATCGTCTATTGGGAACTCAACAGGCATCATTTTTTAATTACTCTTGGAATCGCCTATTGGCTTACCAACGAGCGGCGGTACATTGACGCATTCTGCGGACTAGTGGAAAGCTGGGTCGAGAAAAATCCGCTGCAGCATGGGATGAACTGGTACTATCCACTTGAGGTATCCATCCGCCTGCTGGCATGGACGGCAGCATTTCAATTTTTCCGCGCGTCTCCCGTATTTATGGAAAGATGTGGGTCCGCTTTTATTAAAAGCCTTTGGCAGCAGACCGATTTTCTAAGCGGATATTTGCAGAACACGCGCACCAAAAAAGACGTGCCAAACAATCATCTGATTGCCGAATTGTCCGGCCTTTTTCTGGTGGCATCATCCTTCCCTGAATTTGGCAACTCACAAACCTGGCAGGAGACTGCTTTGCATTTCATTCTTCAGCAAGCAGGGGAACAAATGCACGAAGATGGGATGCACAAGGAGCAGGCCATTGGGTACCACCGCTTTGTGCTTGAATTATTATTGCTGGTATTTATTCGTACTAAAAGAGACTCCTTGCCTATTCAGTTCGATCTCGCTCCTGTGCTGGAAAAAATGTTCGATTATTTATTGTTCAGCATAACCCCCGCCGGCACGGTCCCCGCTTGGGGCGACTCAGATTATGGCAAAGCGTTGGGGCTGGGACTCGAAAAAGACTTTTGGGATGTCCGCCCGCTTCTTTCGACTGGCGCTTTGTTATTCAACAGGGCAGATATGAAATATGTCGCGCAAAACCTCGACCCTGAAACGTTATGGATTCTCGGACCAAACGCTTCTAATGAGTGGGACTCCCTCCATGCACGCGCGCCTATGGCCGCTTCGGGGCATTTTCCGCATGGCGGCATGTATATCATCCGCGACTCGTGGTCTCGCGATACCGATGTGGCATATTTCCGCTGTGGACCCTTTGGTTTGGGCGGCGCGGGATATAGCGCTCATGCCCATTGCGACATGCTCAGCCTTGTGCTATGGATTAGCGGCGAACCCTTGCTTGTCGATTCTGGAACTTACATGTATTCCGGGGAATGGCGTGGTCATTTCCGCCTGACCCATTCCCACAATACGGTGATGGTGGATGGTGTTCAACAAGGCGACCCAAAACGATTTTTTGGCTGGACGCGCGTCATCGATGCGAAATGCGACAGTTGGGATGGTAACACCGTATCCGGCAGTATGATTCCTGTCAGCGGCGTGAAACTGAGCCGGAGAATTTCCCACCCCCAACTACGGGTTTGGGAATTGATGGATAAGGCCAACTGCAAGGAAAGAGGTGTACATCGTCTTGAATGGTTCTTTCATTTCGCACCCGGATTGGAAGTCGTGCCGAAAGAAAATAATTTCTCCATTGTTAAGAATTCGATGCCGATTGGTACGATCTTGGCTCCTGATAGGGGAGTGCGGCTCGTAATAAAGAACGCCTGGTTTTCATATAATTATGGAGTGAAATTGCCTAACACGCAAGTATATGCCGTCTGGGAAGGCGAATTGACCGGGACCGACACTGAATTTCACTGGCGCTTCGACTTTACCCCTGTCGGTGTGGCTGGCAAAGGAGAATCCAATGCAGAACCAGCGTGA
- a CDS encoding glycosyltransferase → MNSPIHKLLWVAPGNPEKSLDSATMLDTSRELNRSGWEVTLIVVGDGKTKMLKGVQLYCIHRPEIYLLRQLVFHIRALSFIYSRLNSVDVVLFHSMSAPWMLPLAILLRLQKRHLPALVMDTRTVDMAPASRGRWKDTIRRNYHSFIEKSVNFWVDGRLAITPRMAEYVGIPCEKLWGVWPSGVDAELFHPARSSRTWPDGDKTVQLIYVGILNYERNLMNLSSAVVKANTEGMSMVLSLVGDGNQKEELEKYASETNGCVRVLPRVDHAQVPGVLSRAHIGVLPFPDEEKFQVSSPIKLFEYMASGLPILATRIACHTDVIGNGDYVIWMEGSDEDNLLAALRKVWKKSGELNEMGRRAALASSAWTWSESARKLRTALENGLTALGITSLERIKDG, encoded by the coding sequence ATGAACAGCCCAATTCATAAATTGTTATGGGTGGCGCCCGGCAATCCTGAAAAAAGCCTGGACTCGGCAACAATGCTCGATACCAGCAGGGAATTGAATCGTTCCGGTTGGGAAGTGACTCTAATTGTCGTGGGGGACGGTAAAACAAAGATGTTGAAGGGTGTTCAACTTTACTGTATACACAGACCCGAGATCTACCTCCTGCGTCAGCTTGTTTTTCACATTCGTGCCCTTTCTTTCATTTATAGCCGACTGAATTCAGTTGATGTTGTCCTTTTCCATTCCATGTCCGCCCCTTGGATGCTTCCGCTGGCAATATTGTTGCGCCTTCAGAAACGCCATCTGCCTGCCCTCGTAATGGATACCCGGACGGTGGATATGGCTCCTGCATCTCGCGGACGATGGAAAGATACCATCCGTCGCAACTATCACTCTTTCATAGAAAAAAGTGTGAATTTTTGGGTGGATGGCCGTCTAGCCATTACTCCCCGCATGGCGGAATACGTCGGGATTCCTTGTGAAAAACTTTGGGGCGTTTGGCCTTCCGGCGTGGACGCAGAATTATTCCACCCAGCACGATCCTCGAGAACCTGGCCAGATGGTGATAAGACAGTCCAATTGATATATGTAGGGATATTGAACTACGAGCGTAACCTTATGAACTTGAGTAGTGCTGTAGTGAAGGCAAACACTGAAGGCATGTCAATGGTTCTTTCTCTGGTGGGAGATGGCAACCAAAAAGAAGAACTTGAAAAATATGCCAGTGAAACGAATGGTTGTGTGCGTGTATTGCCACGCGTGGATCATGCTCAGGTTCCCGGCGTGTTGAGCAGGGCTCATATCGGTGTGCTTCCCTTCCCGGATGAAGAAAAATTTCAAGTTAGCAGCCCTATCAAACTTTTTGAATACATGGCATCTGGATTGCCAATTCTTGCAACTCGGATCGCCTGTCACACCGATGTCATCGGCAATGGCGATTATGTGATTTGGATGGAAGGCTCGGACGAGGATAATTTATTAGCGGCTCTTCGCAAGGTATGGAAGAAATCAGGCGAGTTGAACGAGATGGGCAGACGCGCTGCTCTTGCCTCTTCTGCTTGGACATGGAGCGAGTCTGCTCGTAAGCTGAGAACGGCACTGGAGAATGGACTTACAGCCCTTGGAATCACAAGTCTTGAGAGAATTAAAGATGGATAA
- a CDS encoding phenylacetate--CoA ligase family protein, translating to MIDIANKIRKFRQKLPFQAQKGFRWIKFAFSKHPLWDHPEFIRYLDWLEQTQWWTEQQFEEYQIERLTALVHQAYENVPYYKRTFDQHHLRPGDIKTLSDLQKLPILTKDDVRKNLEDLVARNVDRSTLAYRTTSGSTGVPLGVYQDKETSYLHELAYVYRQRRWAGWKFGDPYLVLRGNAPPEEGSDGKPCLHSYNLQNNALFLSSYEMTEENMFLYQKLIEGFKPKFVHGDSSSMEIFSRFMKRNAIKNVTIRAIFLGSQTILPHQRKFITETFECPVYCRYGMTEKTTDAVDCEKHRGYHVGMEYGVFQLLDQENNPISRPGIPGRVVGTGFDTFCMPLIRYATEDVAEFEDEPCYCGRQSTLVTDFKGRLGELIFSKSGYIVPLSPVYASIHGGVVTKLREIKFIQETPGELIVCLILAPGYSRQEVEKELIADIYTKLDAREFKIKTDFVKEIPRGGRGKLGLLDQRLPVKLEHLETFGSNYENRPSAL from the coding sequence ATGATTGATATCGCAAATAAAATCCGAAAATTTCGCCAAAAATTACCGTTCCAGGCTCAAAAGGGGTTTCGGTGGATTAAGTTTGCATTTTCGAAGCATCCTCTTTGGGATCATCCCGAGTTCATCCGATATTTGGATTGGCTGGAGCAGACCCAATGGTGGACCGAACAACAATTTGAAGAATATCAAATCGAGCGACTGACCGCGCTGGTTCATCAAGCGTATGAGAATGTCCCTTATTACAAACGTACTTTTGATCAGCATCACCTCAGACCCGGGGATATTAAGACTCTTTCCGACTTGCAAAAACTACCAATCTTGACCAAAGACGACGTACGAAAAAATCTTGAAGATTTGGTAGCGCGGAATGTTGACCGCTCAACACTCGCCTACCGCACGACGAGCGGATCCACCGGAGTTCCCCTAGGCGTATATCAGGATAAGGAAACTTCTTATTTGCACGAATTGGCCTATGTATACAGGCAAAGACGCTGGGCTGGCTGGAAATTTGGAGACCCGTACCTGGTCTTGCGCGGCAATGCGCCTCCAGAAGAGGGATCCGATGGCAAACCCTGCCTGCATTCATATAACCTTCAAAATAACGCGCTTTTTTTATCGTCCTATGAAATGACGGAAGAGAATATGTTTCTGTATCAGAAATTGATCGAGGGGTTCAAACCAAAATTTGTTCATGGCGACTCCTCCTCAATGGAAATTTTCTCTCGGTTCATGAAGCGGAACGCAATTAAAAATGTAACGATCAGGGCGATCTTTTTAGGATCGCAGACCATCCTGCCTCACCAGCGCAAATTCATTACCGAGACATTTGAATGTCCGGTATATTGTAGGTATGGCATGACTGAAAAAACTACGGATGCCGTCGATTGTGAAAAACACCGAGGATATCATGTCGGCATGGAATATGGAGTCTTTCAACTTCTTGACCAGGAAAATAACCCCATCTCCCGACCTGGAATTCCAGGGCGTGTGGTGGGAACTGGTTTCGATACATTTTGTATGCCCTTGATACGATATGCAACCGAGGATGTCGCTGAGTTTGAGGATGAGCCGTGTTATTGTGGCCGGCAATCGACTCTTGTGACGGATTTCAAGGGCAGGTTGGGCGAACTAATTTTCTCGAAGAGTGGTTACATTGTTCCTCTTTCACCGGTCTATGCCAGTATTCATGGAGGCGTAGTGACCAAACTCAGAGAAATTAAATTCATCCAGGAAACTCCGGGTGAATTGATTGTCTGCCTTATCCTTGCTCCGGGATATTCACGACAGGAAGTGGAAAAAGAATTGATTGCCGATATTTACACAAAACTGGACGCGCGGGAATTCAAAATAAAGACCGATTTTGTGAAAGAAATACCACGAGGCGGGCGTGGAAAGCTTGGATTACTCGACCAGCGATTACCTGTCAAACTGGAACATCTCGAGACTTTTGGCAGTAATTACGAAAACCGCCCTTCTGCGCTATAA
- a CDS encoding glycosyltransferase — MQNQREDAMKKVLIISRAFPPFFPVGYSIRAAKFIKYLPSLGWLPSVLTVDEDKEYETLRRVGSEALLSEIPEGVAIHRTYPGEPSVEYLEKERRFGKRNRIAGLVAKILGSARRWMFRSLLPDRQLTWLPFAVRAGRRIIKKDRIDLIFATCPPFSDALIGACLRVLTGKRLVLDFRDDWIETPWYFSKPYPIRAIESLMERWVVSLADKVILVTEWSRKAFVARYPSQPTEKFIFIPNGCDLKDFEVVQAMEAPVNPKFRIVHAGSLNDSKLWARNPRGFFEAICHVLEKQPRLADRISLEFAGDFTVNHREMAKKMGLANVIKEHGHLKHADVLRLMKSADLLMAMNYEDFATLIPGKIYEYWAVGNAPILLLSCNGAGQELLEARKLGVTVAPDDVDGIERAIQTMFDQYEQGKPVKISPSGIEEYDRKALAEKLARIFSGMFSPN, encoded by the coding sequence ATGCAGAACCAGCGTGAAGATGCGATGAAAAAAGTTCTGATAATCAGCCGCGCTTTTCCGCCGTTCTTTCCAGTGGGCTATTCCATACGCGCTGCGAAATTCATCAAATACCTGCCTTCATTGGGGTGGTTGCCTTCCGTTCTAACTGTGGATGAAGATAAAGAATATGAGACCCTGCGGCGGGTGGGTAGCGAGGCGCTGCTTTCCGAGATTCCCGAGGGCGTGGCCATTCATCGTACCTATCCCGGCGAACCGTCGGTTGAGTATTTGGAAAAAGAAAGAAGATTTGGAAAGAGGAACCGGATTGCCGGGCTTGTCGCTAAAATATTGGGAAGTGCACGCCGCTGGATGTTCCGCTCGCTTCTGCCGGACCGACAGTTGACCTGGCTTCCGTTTGCTGTTCGCGCTGGACGGAGAATTATTAAAAAAGACAGGATTGATCTCATCTTTGCCACATGCCCGCCATTTTCCGACGCGCTGATCGGCGCCTGTCTGCGAGTTTTGACCGGCAAGCGGCTTGTTCTCGACTTCCGCGACGATTGGATCGAAACACCTTGGTATTTCTCGAAACCGTACCCGATTCGCGCCATCGAAAGTCTTATGGAACGCTGGGTTGTGAGCCTCGCGGATAAGGTGATCCTGGTAACGGAATGGAGCCGAAAAGCGTTTGTCGCGCGTTATCCCTCCCAGCCGACCGAGAAATTTATCTTCATTCCAAACGGCTGTGACTTGAAGGATTTCGAAGTTGTACAAGCGATGGAAGCGCCGGTGAATCCGAAATTTCGCATCGTTCATGCTGGTTCATTGAACGACTCGAAGCTTTGGGCAAGAAATCCCCGCGGTTTTTTTGAGGCTATATGCCATGTACTAGAGAAACAACCGCGGCTGGCAGATCGCATTTCGCTCGAATTTGCAGGCGATTTTACGGTCAATCACCGCGAAATGGCAAAGAAAATGGGGCTTGCCAATGTGATTAAAGAGCACGGGCACCTAAAGCACGCCGACGTTCTCCGGCTGATGAAATCGGCGGATCTTTTGATGGCGATGAATTACGAAGACTTTGCCACGTTGATCCCCGGAAAGATATATGAATATTGGGCGGTAGGGAATGCGCCTATTCTCCTCCTAAGTTGCAACGGCGCCGGGCAGGAACTGCTCGAAGCCAGAAAGTTGGGTGTAACGGTTGCTCCGGACGATGTGGATGGAATCGAACGCGCGATTCAAACTATGTTCGACCAATATGAGCAGGGCAAACCCGTAAAGATCTCCCCATCCGGCATCGAGGAATATGATCGCAAGGCACTTGCAGAGAAACTGGCACGGATTTTTTCTGGTATGTTTTCGCCAAACTAA
- a CDS encoding polysaccharide deacetylase family protein, whose amino-acid sequence MDNKGYFLFSLDTELAWGYFDQYLLGRFSEDGVWERKAIRRLLDIFDEFDISATWAVVGHMFYASCEKCEICPVLEWKGKYSSFEHIYDTGNQLWYGADVIDLLRGRGARHEIGFHGYTHKVFDERIMTEEEAKTEISEWQRLAARKNITPYSVAFPRNRAGHLKSFKDAGYICYRGDELHPEGSRFTLLRKAMNVFDLIFQTRTPLVYDPILDESGLINLPASRWLFGMNRRVEAVLDAVGLASLRIRPMIQAVKRAAREGKIVHIWAHPEEFKTDRDFEKLRFLLGQVAGEIKKGTMQSITMIDLARKAYAAGGAA is encoded by the coding sequence ATGGATAATAAGGGTTATTTTCTTTTTTCGCTCGATACGGAACTTGCTTGGGGATATTTCGATCAATATCTTTTAGGCAGATTTTCCGAGGATGGCGTTTGGGAACGCAAAGCCATCCGCCGTCTGTTGGATATTTTCGACGAGTTCGATATTTCAGCCACTTGGGCAGTGGTGGGACATATGTTTTACGCCTCCTGCGAAAAATGCGAAATTTGTCCCGTCTTGGAATGGAAGGGAAAATACTCCAGTTTCGAACATATCTACGATACCGGTAACCAACTTTGGTACGGCGCGGATGTCATTGACCTGCTGCGAGGGCGAGGCGCGAGGCATGAAATCGGCTTTCACGGTTACACTCACAAAGTCTTTGATGAGCGCATAATGACTGAAGAAGAGGCAAAAACGGAGATCTCAGAATGGCAGCGGCTTGCTGCGCGAAAGAACATTACGCCATATTCTGTGGCATTTCCGCGCAACCGGGCGGGGCACTTGAAATCCTTCAAGGATGCCGGGTATATTTGCTACCGCGGAGATGAATTACATCCGGAAGGGTCGCGTTTTACACTTCTTCGAAAAGCCATGAACGTATTCGATTTGATCTTTCAAACGCGGACTCCGCTAGTATATGATCCTATTCTTGACGAAAGCGGGTTGATCAACCTTCCCGCCTCACGCTGGTTATTTGGCATGAATCGCCGGGTGGAGGCGGTGCTCGATGCGGTCGGTCTTGCAAGCCTTCGCATCCGCCCGATGATCCAAGCTGTAAAACGGGCCGCGCGGGAAGGCAAAATCGTTCACATTTGGGCGCATCCTGAAGAGTTCAAAACGGACAGGGATTTTGAGAAGTTACGATTCCTTCTCGGCCAAGTTGCCGGTGAGATAAAAAAGGGCACGATGCAATCCATTACGATGATCGACTTGGCGCGCAAGGCTTATGCTGCTGGCGGTGCGGCGTGA